CCGTTAGCCTATATTCTCACACTCCATTGGCTCAATGTAAAAATGCACACATCTGCTATGTGTGGTTAAAATGAATATCCCACTGAACTTGGAGAGGAATGGCTCAGTTAAGAATGATCCAACCAGTTTCACTACCTAGAGCCAACTGTATGTCATGCAATACTCAACTGACAAAGTGAGCTGCTTCCATACCTACTACAAAGAATGGGATGGAAGGGGAGAAATGGAAAGGGTTTTGCACTACACAAGTACTAAGGACTTTCATTTCAACTCAGGACTTGCATCTGAAAAGCAGCAATAGTGTAACgagcatattttaaaattagattttttcaGGCAGTAAAAAAGTTATTTGTGGTGATAAAATACACTTTGACCAGAATTTTTGTACCCAAAAATATTGTGCACAGGGTCTAACTCTCAGTAATAATGTAGCTAGTAAAAATATTGTAGCATTGTTTTTACAGTCATGAAACTCAGTCATGGACTCATTTTACACTGACTTTTCAAAACAAGCTCAATTGTGCTTCTGAATATATGGGTTAAAACCAAGCTTTAACGGCCATTAAAATACAGACATGCTGTCCTTCATTCAATACTGAAAACAAGCATACAACTGTAAGACTCAAATAGTTATTTCCAATGAGTAAGCTGCAGTCAGCGTATTTTTTTTGTCACCAAACTTAGTTAAGTGATGTGGTTGTACATCAAGCCAACTGTGTCCCATCCTAGGAAAACAAGACTAAagttttgtgggttttcttttCGATTATTTAAAAGTTTGGTTTTCAAAAGAAGATTGATGTTCCATTCGCTTTCTATAACCACTTATGGAGCTCATTCAAGCTGCACTGTTTCTCCTTTAAGCAACTGTTTATTTCTAAAGCACTTCAAAAGAACCTCTGAACCATCCTTCTTTCACGCTGCCTTGTACTCCACAGTGCCACTGTTTAACATTCCAAGGTTGGAACTTTTTGACAAGTTGAGAAGAAAAACCGCCACTTAACTTTGCTTTCAGACAGAAGTGACAGTTCTAACTTTAGCAGACAAAGCTTGCTTAAACCTTCTCTTCAGATCCTGCATGTTCGGTGATTTTGGCCTTGGGATAAGAGAGGTTCTTCTCTTCTCAGGGGTGCTAGTTATCTGTTGTTTACTAACTTCTTTACACAGGACATGAAAGGCATTAAAGACGTCATTGTAGTTCTCACTGACAGACACTTCATAAAAAGTACAACCCAGCATGTTTGCTAGTTGAAGTCCATGCTGTGGCTCCACTTCTTTAATATGCAAGAGATCAGCTTTATTTGCTACAACAACAACAGGGACTCTGTTTCCTGGATGTAACTGTCGAACTTGCTGGTGAAGGTGACTAAGTAGTTCATAGCTCTTATAATCTGTGATGGAGAAAACAATCACAACAGCATCTGCCCATCGAATGCATCTGTTCAACTGTTCATTACAGTCCAGATTGTGTTCATGGATCTGAGAAAGAGGAATTGTTTTAAATTAGATGgttgtcagaaaaaaaataaagttatcCGACTTAAAGCCTGTAATGCTAAATACAAATGTATTGTaacataaaatgtattttgtaaaTAGAGCTATATTTTGTTTGCACCTTCAGAAAGTATCTTGATCCAGCTGCAGAAATCTGGAGTAAATAACACTGGAGTTTGCCATACTCCAATGGAAAACTGACCTGAGTGGTTCTGCATGCAGAAAAAAAGCTTTGTATTTCCACAGAATGGGAAATTAACTGGCTAGACAGTAAGTCTGGGGAAGCAAATATATGAGCTGGAAGCATTTAAACCTGGAAAATTGCCCAGTTCAAAAAGGCAAAATCCAGCACTGCTCTTGTCTACACACTCAAACTTTCCATAATACAAGTGTAAGTCATAACAAATCCTAATGAATGCAGCCACAACACTATGGGGTTTTAGTTTCTATTGTGCATGTTTGTGAAACTTTGAAGTTTATTAGGCTGTAGTAATGACATTTTTCCTTCCAAGTTTTTCTAATGCATTTCTTGTTGGCACAAAAATAGTAAGTTCCTTCTTCACAGTCAGTGTTCCTAACAGATTAGA
Above is a window of Pelodiscus sinensis isolate JC-2024 chromosome 5, ASM4963464v1, whole genome shotgun sequence DNA encoding:
- the RASL11B gene encoding ras-like protein family member 11B translates to MRLVQNMCTIAEYPQAGSASGDGCSGGSSGRPRLIKIAVVGASGVGKTALVVRFLTKRFIGDYERNAGNLYSRQIQIDGEMLAIQVQDTPGVQIHEHNLDCNEQLNRCIRWADAVVIVFSITDYKSYELLSHLHQQVRQLHPGNRVPVVVVANKADLLHIKEVEPQHGLQLANMLGCTFYEVSVSENYNDVFNAFHVLCKEVSKQQITSTPEKRRTSLIPRPKSPNMQDLKRRFKQALSAKVRTVTSV